A DNA window from Impatiens glandulifera chromosome 7, dImpGla2.1, whole genome shotgun sequence contains the following coding sequences:
- the LOC124944406 gene encoding uncharacterized protein LOC124944406 — MAIAIATAMAWVVSVDSLSVPSSVSYYTKRDKELCIRRWANRGHSSSSSEKNTAAGKKLLIHSHYKNQRANSNLQLLLLPISELHYEELSFSSNSTSSIILGFWVGPDIDDDGWGFIDAIVDRIS; from the exons ATGGCGATTGCGATTGCGACGGCGATGGCGTGGGTAGTCTCTGTTGACTCTTTGTCCGTTCCCTCCTCCGTTTCTTATTATACAAAGCGAGACAAG GAATTATGCATAAGGAGATGGGCAAACAGAggacattcttcttcttcttcagaaaAGAACACAGCAGCAg GAAAGAAGCTTCTTATCCATTCACATTACAAGAACCAAAGAGCAAATTCAAACCTGCAACTACTACTACTACCCATTTCAGAACTGCATTATGAAGAATTAAGCTTTAGTAGTAATAGTACTAGTAGTATCATATTGGGTTTCTGGGTTGGACCTgatattgatgatgatggttggGGTTTCATAGATGCCATTGTAGACCGAATATCTTGA